One Oryza brachyantha chromosome 3, ObraRS2, whole genome shotgun sequence DNA segment encodes these proteins:
- the LOC102709350 gene encoding putative rRNA methyltransferase YlbH, whose amino-acid sequence MASSALASPFLPPLSAPNPKALSLRLPVRRIPVASGAAPSGAAAAARERRRFLERYGLNPNDFEDDTEEEPTEERRRDRRKRRSGRGEAAAEVAVAPTKASEPRETHKMLQVLGGKVRRRKLLSPKDRNVRPMMEVVRGAAFDILQSAGGFPSSLRPGRWLDLYSGTGSVGIEAMSRGCSEVHFVEMDPWVVSEVLKPNLECTGFLDVSHIHMIRVENFLSNAEKSSGKYPSFDYISVTPPYVEVNYSTLLDQLVRSPLVGEDCFILVEYPLKTEMPESCGSLIKIADRRFGRTNLLIYGPTWAEKKRRA is encoded by the exons ATGGCTTCCTCCGCCCTCGCTTCCCCTTTCCTCCCGCCCCTCTCCGCCCCAAACCCTAaggccctctccctccgcctcCCGGTTCGCCGTATCCCCGTGGCGTCCGGCGCGGCTCCctcgggcgccgccgcggcggcgagggagcgcCGACGCTTCCTGGAGCGGTACGGTCTCAACCCCAACGACTTCGAGGATGATACCGAGGAGGAACCCACG gaagagaggaggagggataGGCGGAAGCGGCGGTCGGGtcgaggggaggcggcggcggaggtcgcGGTTGCTCCGACGAAGGCGTCTGAGCCTCGGGAGACGCATAAGATGCTTCAG GTATTAGGAGGAAAAGTACGccgaagaaaattactttcaCCAAAAGATAGGAATGTTCGTCCAATGATGGAAGTTGTACGAGGGGCAGCCTTTGACATTTTACAG TCAGCTGGTGGTTTTCCTTCCTCGCTTAGACCTGGTCGATGGTTAGACTTGTATAGTGGCACTGGATCTGTTGGAATTGAGGCTATGAGCAGAGGATGTTCAGAG GTACATTTTGTTGAGATGGATCCTTGGGTTGTTTCTGAGGTCCTTAAACCGAATCTGGAGTGTACAGGATTTCTTGATGTTTCGCACATACATATGATCCGCGTCGAAAACTTCTTgtccaatgctgaaaaatctAGTG GGAAATATCCATCTTTTGATTATATTAGTGTAACACCGCCATATGTTGAGGTAAACTACAGTACACTACTTGATCAACTCGTAAGGTCACCATTGGTTGGAGAAGATTGCTTCATT cTCGTTGAATACCCGCTGAAAACAGAGATGCCTGAATCATGTGGAAGCCTTATAAAG ATAGCTGACAGGAGGTTTGGTAGGACAAACTTGCTAATTTATGGGCCAACCTGGGCCGAGAAAAAGAGGAGAGCTTGA
- the LOC102705521 gene encoding syntaxin-related protein KNOLLE yields MNDLMTKSFMSYVDLKKAAMKDLEAGGDGVELHEVGVTDERLKGFFQETEAVEEEMTAIRDALARLNAANEEGKSLHQPDALRALRGRVNADIIAVLRRARDIRARLEAMDRANAAQRRLSAGCREGTPLDRTRTALTAALRKKLKDLMLDFQALRQRIMSEYKDTIERRYYTLTGEVPEEEVIERIISEGRSEELLCAAVAEHGKGAVLAAVNEIQDRHDAAREVERSLLELHQVFLDMAVVVESQGEQLDDIERHVNSATTYVQGGNKELGKAREYQRSSRKCLCIGIVILLLLVLLIVVPIATSLKRS; encoded by the coding sequence ATGAACGACCTCATGACCAAGTCGTTCATGAGCTACGTCGACCTGAAGAAGGCGGCGATGAAGGATCtggaggcgggcggcgacggggtcGAGCTCCACGAGGTCGGCGTCACCGACGAGCGGCTGAAGGGGTTCTTCCAGGAGACCGAggccgtggaggaggagatgaccGCCATCCGCGACGCGCTGGCCAGGCTCAACGCCGCCAACGAGGAGGGCAAGTCTCTGCACCAGCCCGACGCCCTCCGCGCGCTCCGCGGCCGCGTCAACGCCGACATCATCGCCGTGCTCCGCCGCGCCCGGGATATCCGCGCGAGGCTCGAGGCCATGGACCGCGCCAACGCCGCCCAGCGCAGGCTCTCCGCCGGGTGCCGCGAGGGCACCCCGCTCGACCGCACCCGCACCGCGCTCACGGCCGCGCTCCGGAAGAAGCTCAAGGACCTCATGCTCGACTTCCAGGCACTCCGGCAGCGGATCATGTCCGAGTACAAGGACACCATCGAGCGCCGCTACTACACCCTCACCGGCGAGGTCCCTGAGGAGGAGGTGATCGAGCGCATCATTTCCGAGGGCCGCAGCGAGGAGCTCCTGTGCGCGGCCGTCGCGGAGCACGGCAAGGGCGCGGTGCTCGCCGCGGTGAACGAGATCCAGGACCGCCACGACGCCGCCCGCGAGGTGGAGCGCAGCCTCCTGGAGCTCCACCAGGTGTTCCTCGACATGGCCGTCGTGGTGGAGTCCCAGGGTGAACAGCTCGACGACATCGAGCGCCACGTCAATAGCGCCACCACCTACGTCCAGGGCGGCAACAAGGAGCTTGGCAAGGCCCGCGAGTACCAGCGCAGCAGCCGCAAATGCCTCTGCATCGGCATCGTCATCCTGctgctcctcgtcctcctcatcGTCGTGCCCATCGCCACCAGCCTGAAGAGATCATGA